One window of Catonella massiliensis genomic DNA carries:
- the ftsH gene encoding ATP-dependent zinc metalloprotease FtsH gives MRKQTRGIGTYFIILAIVVIAMFLSDNLYNINRNNYNYENFKTDLGKKIVDSVDIFQNQATPTGEVEVIIGKDKNQRNESFYVPDVNEVVNLLRQEGFTSYVMHDITKQSWLVTLMPYMLIFVMFFIMMMMMSAGPAMGGGGGAGNAKMVNFGKSRARMSSDKDKKVTFNDVAGLKEEKDELEEIVDFLKNPAKYNSIGARIPKGVILTGPPGTGKTLLAKAVAGEAGVPFFSISGSDFVEMFVGVGASRVRDLFSDAKKNAPCIVFIDEIDAVARRRGTGLGGGHDEREQTLNQMLVEMDGFGVNEGIIVMAATNRVDILDPAILRPGRFDRKVAVGYPDVRGREEILKVHSKGKPLGDDVNLEEVARTTAGFTGADLENLLNEAAIRAASENRKYIVSEDIKKSFIKVGIGTEKKSHIISEKEKRITAYHESGHAILFHVLPDVGPVYTISVIPTGNGAAGYTMPLPEKDEMFNTRGRMKQDIIVTLGGRVAEELILDDITTGASGDIKHATKVARAMVTRFGFTNEIGLINYENDDDEVFIGRDLAHTRAYSEETAGRIDEEVKKIIDECHVEAKRIISEHMDVLHASAKLLMEKERITREEFEALFS, from the coding sequence GTGAGAAAACAAACCAGAGGAATAGGAACGTACTTTATAATACTGGCTATAGTTGTGATTGCTATGTTTTTATCTGACAATCTGTATAACATAAACCGCAACAACTATAACTATGAGAATTTTAAGACAGATCTTGGCAAAAAGATTGTGGATTCTGTGGATATTTTCCAAAATCAGGCAACCCCAACAGGTGAAGTAGAAGTAATCATAGGTAAAGATAAGAATCAAAGAAATGAAAGCTTTTATGTTCCTGACGTAAATGAAGTAGTCAATCTGTTAAGGCAGGAGGGCTTTACCTCGTATGTAATGCACGATATAACCAAGCAGAGCTGGCTGGTCACCCTTATGCCTTATATGCTCATTTTTGTTATGTTTTTTATAATGATGATGATGATGAGCGCCGGCCCTGCTATGGGCGGAGGCGGCGGTGCAGGCAATGCCAAGATGGTGAATTTTGGTAAAAGCAGGGCAAGGATGTCGTCTGACAAAGATAAAAAGGTTACCTTTAATGATGTGGCAGGACTAAAGGAAGAAAAGGATGAGCTTGAAGAGATAGTGGATTTCCTTAAGAACCCTGCAAAGTACAACAGTATAGGTGCAAGGATACCAAAGGGTGTCATCCTTACAGGCCCTCCGGGAACAGGTAAGACCCTTCTTGCCAAGGCAGTTGCGGGAGAAGCGGGAGTGCCATTCTTCTCAATCTCAGGTTCGGACTTCGTAGAGATGTTTGTCGGTGTAGGTGCTTCAAGAGTCCGCGATTTGTTTAGCGATGCCAAGAAAAATGCTCCTTGTATAGTATTTATAGACGAGATAGATGCTGTGGCAAGAAGAAGGGGTACAGGACTTGGCGGAGGACATGATGAGAGAGAACAGACACTTAACCAGATGCTTGTAGAGATGGATGGATTTGGTGTAAATGAGGGTATCATAGTGATGGCGGCTACCAACAGGGTAGACATCCTTGACCCTGCTATCCTTCGCCCTGGCAGATTTGACAGAAAGGTAGCGGTAGGCTATCCGGATGTAAGAGGAAGGGAAGAGATACTAAAGGTACATTCAAAGGGCAAGCCTCTTGGAGATGATGTAAACCTTGAAGAGGTCGCACGTACTACCGCAGGCTTTACAGGTGCTGATCTTGAGAATCTCTTAAACGAGGCTGCCATAAGAGCTGCTTCCGAGAATAGAAAATACATAGTTTCAGAAGATATCAAAAAATCATTTATTAAAGTAGGAATAGGAACTGAGAAAAAGAGCCATATTATATCAGAAAAGGAAAAGAGAATCACTGCTTATCACGAATCGGGACACGCTATACTCTTCCATGTACTTCCTGACGTAGGACCTGTGTATACCATTTCTGTTATACCTACAGGAAATGGTGCAGCGGGCTACACCATGCCTCTTCCTGAGAAGGATGAAATGTTCAACACAAGAGGCAGGATGAAGCAGGATATCATAGTAACCCTTGGAGGCCGTGTGGCTGAGGAGCTCATCCTTGACGATATCACCACAGGGGCTTCAGGTGACATCAAGCACGCAACCAAGGTTGCAAGAGCCATGGTTACCCGCTTTGGTTTCACCAACGAAATAGGCCTTATCAACTATGAAAATGATGATGACGAGGTATTTATAGGTAGAGACCTTGCACATACGAGGGCTTACAGTGAGGAGACTGCGGGCAGGATAGACGAAGAAGTTAAGAAGATAATAGACGAGTGTCACGTGGAAGCAAAGCGCATAATATCTGAGCATATGGACGTGCTCCACGCCAGTGCAAAGCTTCTTATGGAAAAGGAAAGGATAACCAGGGAAGAGTTCGAAGCCTTATTTAGCTAA
- the tilS gene encoding tRNA lysidine(34) synthetase TilS, with the protein MDSIDKIKAVIKDNELIKEGERVVVGVSGGADSVCLLLVLKEIMPLECITAVHINHGIRGDEAARDEDFVLQLCKRQDIRLEIRRLDVPLFARDNKVSEEEAGRILRYRVFEEIRLLYKADKIAVAHNLNDVAETFLMNLSRGSGITGLTGIKLRSGVLIRPLIKTSRTEIEEIVTYLGEGFITDSTNNSLIYTRNRIRKRVIPELEEVNERAVSHINDACERLEKIEGYIIKEAANAYKSYVTKGKDIFISNEILTLDEVIIEEVLHKALSEAAGRARDIGGVHISYLLELFSKQVGREIDLPYQVRAFREYKGIRLKGSANKSESGESTQVLPELLLHTEDVEGISTVASEEDNIRLTFEDGSVKNLSQNSCIRWFDYDKIAENVMVRFKEEGDFLVISPEGDKKKLKKYFADSKIPSDKRGEIPLVASGNEVLWVVGYRTGEGARITQSTKKLLKMEIKRK; encoded by the coding sequence ATGGACAGTATAGATAAAATCAAGGCAGTTATTAAAGACAATGAACTTATTAAAGAGGGCGAGAGAGTGGTAGTAGGCGTATCCGGAGGAGCAGATTCGGTATGCCTCCTTCTTGTACTTAAGGAGATAATGCCCCTAGAGTGTATAACCGCTGTACATATAAATCACGGAATCAGAGGGGATGAGGCCGCAAGGGATGAGGATTTTGTTTTACAGCTTTGCAAAAGACAGGATATCAGGCTTGAAATCAGACGGCTGGATGTTCCGCTCTTTGCAAGAGATAATAAAGTCTCAGAGGAAGAGGCAGGACGCATCCTTAGATACAGAGTATTTGAGGAAATCAGGCTCCTATACAAAGCTGATAAGATAGCTGTTGCCCACAACTTAAATGATGTGGCGGAGACCTTTCTTATGAATCTCTCAAGAGGAAGTGGAATAACAGGGCTTACAGGTATAAAGCTAAGAAGTGGTGTACTAATCAGGCCTCTTATTAAGACAAGCAGGACAGAGATTGAGGAAATAGTTACATACTTAGGAGAGGGCTTTATCACGGACAGCACCAATAACAGCCTCATTTATACCAGAAACAGGATAAGAAAGAGGGTAATTCCTGAGCTTGAAGAAGTGAATGAAAGGGCTGTAAGCCACATTAACGATGCCTGTGAGAGACTTGAAAAGATTGAGGGCTACATTATAAAAGAAGCTGCGAATGCGTATAAGAGTTATGTGACCAAGGGTAAAGATATATTTATTAGCAATGAAATATTGACACTTGATGAGGTAATAATAGAAGAAGTACTTCATAAAGCACTGTCAGAAGCGGCAGGAAGGGCAAGAGATATAGGAGGTGTACACATTTCGTACCTTCTTGAGCTTTTTAGCAAGCAGGTAGGCCGTGAGATTGACCTCCCATACCAGGTAAGAGCGTTTAGAGAGTATAAAGGAATAAGGCTTAAAGGGAGCGCCAACAAGTCTGAGTCGGGAGAAAGCACACAGGTGCTGCCTGAGCTTTTGCTTCATACTGAGGATGTAGAAGGCATTTCTACGGTTGCATCAGAGGAAGATAATATAAGGCTCACATTTGAAGACGGAAGTGTAAAAAATCTTAGTCAAAACAGTTGTATCAGATGGTTTGATTATGATAAAATAGCTGAGAATGTAATGGTGCGCTTCAAGGAAGAGGGTGACTTCCTCGTTATTTCACCTGAGGGAGATAAGAAGAAGCTAAAAAAATATTTTGCAGACAGCAAGATTCCTTCGGATAAAAGAGGCGAAATCCCGCTTGTGGCTTCAGGAAATGAAGTCCTTTGGGTAGTAGGCTATAGAACAGGTGAAGGCGCAAGGATTACACAGAGTACGAAAAAGTTGTTAAAAATGGAAATAAAAAGGAAGTAG
- the thrS gene encoding threonine--tRNA ligase: MEREEFLQVYRHSLAHVLAKAVFEIFGDSVQIAIGPQIEDGFYYDFVLPRAVTEDDYKVIEDKMREILKRKETWTRKELTKEEALEKFKDQKFKVEIINDLPEDAIISTYNTGDDFCDLCRGPHIDNSAELLNVAFQVKSASGAYWRGDEKRDRLQRIYVYAFPTKDELKAHLNLIKEALERDHKKLGPKLDLFMFNETAPGMPYWLPRGWRLYQELIKFWRKIHVKHGYQEISAPVINNRKLWLISGHWAHYVNNMFIVPGFDDDLTQRTLQNIELDSDSTYAAKPMNCPNAMLTYKRTVHSYKELPIRYNEIDVIHRKEKSGQLNGLFRVQEFRQDDDHTFVMESQIEEEIADVMEVADQIYNTFGITYRAELSTRPDDFMGDIEVWNRAEAALKKILDKKYGEGGYEVNEGDGAFYGPKIDLQIKDALGREWQCGTIQLDFQLPHNFELSYQDSDGTIKQPVVIHRAIFGSFERFIGILIENYKGDFPFWISPYQVAIVPIRTEHNEYAKEIEDALFEMGIRVEANYDDKNMNEKIKGFKLMKDPYIIVVGDKEKEERTVSITVRGQKQQMHGVPLDTFYKMVKKLQDTKAGELIKDISEI, from the coding sequence ATGGAAAGAGAAGAATTTTTACAGGTTTACCGCCATTCTTTAGCACATGTGCTTGCAAAGGCAGTGTTTGAGATATTTGGTGACAGCGTTCAGATTGCTATAGGACCACAGATAGAAGATGGTTTTTACTATGACTTTGTACTTCCAAGGGCAGTGACAGAGGACGACTACAAGGTTATTGAAGATAAAATGCGCGAAATCCTTAAGCGTAAAGAGACTTGGACAAGAAAAGAGCTTACCAAGGAAGAGGCCCTTGAGAAGTTCAAGGACCAGAAGTTTAAGGTTGAGATAATCAATGACCTTCCTGAGGATGCCATCATCTCTACCTACAACACAGGAGATGATTTCTGCGACCTTTGCCGCGGGCCTCATATTGATAACTCAGCAGAGCTTCTAAATGTAGCCTTTCAGGTGAAGTCCGCTTCAGGTGCTTACTGGAGAGGTGACGAGAAGAGAGACAGGCTTCAGAGAATATATGTCTATGCCTTCCCCACAAAGGATGAGCTTAAGGCACATCTTAACCTCATTAAGGAGGCTCTTGAGAGAGACCATAAGAAGCTTGGACCAAAGCTTGACCTTTTTATGTTCAATGAGACTGCACCGGGTATGCCTTACTGGCTCCCAAGAGGCTGGAGGCTGTATCAGGAGCTTATCAAGTTCTGGAGGAAGATACACGTTAAGCACGGTTATCAGGAAATATCAGCTCCTGTCATCAACAACCGTAAGCTATGGCTCATAAGCGGCCACTGGGCTCATTATGTAAACAATATGTTCATCGTACCGGGCTTTGATGATGACCTTACACAGAGAACCTTACAGAATATAGAGCTTGATTCAGATTCTACCTATGCAGCAAAGCCTATGAACTGTCCTAATGCGATGCTTACCTACAAGAGAACAGTTCATTCCTACAAGGAGCTTCCTATCAGATATAACGAGATAGACGTTATTCACAGAAAAGAGAAGTCAGGCCAGCTTAATGGACTTTTCAGAGTTCAGGAGTTCAGACAGGATGATGACCATACCTTCGTAATGGAATCTCAGATAGAAGAAGAGATTGCTGACGTAATGGAGGTTGCAGACCAGATATATAACACCTTTGGCATCACATACAGGGCTGAGCTTTCAACCCGTCCTGATGACTTTATGGGAGATATAGAAGTATGGAACCGTGCTGAGGCAGCGCTTAAGAAGATACTTGACAAGAAGTACGGCGAGGGCGGTTACGAGGTAAATGAAGGAGACGGAGCCTTCTACGGCCCTAAGATTGACCTTCAGATTAAGGATGCTCTCGGAAGAGAATGGCAGTGTGGTACTATCCAGCTTGACTTCCAGCTTCCACACAATTTTGAGCTTTCATATCAGGACAGCGATGGAACCATCAAGCAGCCTGTGGTTATACATAGAGCTATCTTTGGTTCATTTGAAAGATTCATCGGTATACTTATAGAAAACTACAAGGGAGATTTCCCATTCTGGATATCCCCTTATCAGGTGGCTATCGTACCTATCAGAACAGAGCATAATGAATATGCTAAGGAGATTGAGGATGCCCTCTTTGAGATGGGCATAAGGGTAGAAGCCAACTATGACGATAAGAACATGAATGAAAAGATTAAGGGCTTCAAGCTAATGAAGGATCCTTACATCATTGTAGTAGGAGACAAAGAGAAAGAAGAAAGGACAGTATCCATTACAGTCCGCGGACAGAAGCAGCAGATGCATGGCGTGCCTCTTGATACCTTCTACAAGATGGTTAAGAAACTTCAAGATACCAAGGCGGGCGAGCTTATTAAGGACATATCTGAAATCTAA
- a CDS encoding diguanylate cyclase, which yields MNIDNYISLKAENIHKQLISDILLNAEGANELLDRLTETIRYKEDYVWRASVETAKVYLFIRRGNPSEVIKKGSGLVEIAALLQEWELLSFDYNMIGSAYFMLGMYEKAMEYYYSAINNEREHGLRNILPAAYGNIGRIFLNLGIYEKAVEHLRPALIYFADADKDYFRLGEKIVHILSDIMSSVTMLENPNVDEIQDILEQLEAIDGEKLSAEVAYVYYLGLMAYFFWIEDYIRAKEEFSKALARAKERRIYKIAVLYSFVEGCHVHGLDLDFFAEVLLEIEEMATDEEPISEPMIYDYLRHYYIKQGDTYKADKIQRNYKTFLENKFELNRQKKAESLEIFESLLKLGESLRFNVDKNKEFELVAKEAIRNKNELQRTYDRFKMIHEIGIKLTSSTNLNEVVNLIYKNMRENIPVDAFIIMSAEPENNQLRSLLCYNMGKENAEFTVSLDSKESAFVRCCMTNSIITSEDEGFTPHFDYETYSIYEIAKGTMKSALFIPLTIGDKVIGAYSVQSRFENAYRPETIDFLRELKPYLVIALNNAVHAKKLETEIERNKEIQEKLREANSRLSKMAGIDALTQISNRREFTEKFYQLRIEADKADKPVSVFMFDIDDFKKFNDTYGHFEGDEALKKVAGVINNNIIKNDGIAARFGGEEFISACMGLSEEENLALGEKIRNEVLELGINNIDTRLGTLSISVGIAISNPGRIVVKSEIMSLADEMLYEAKKSGKNKVVMKVVE from the coding sequence ATGAATATAGATAATTATATTTCATTAAAGGCAGAGAATATTCACAAACAGCTTATATCAGACATCTTGTTAAATGCAGAAGGGGCAAATGAGCTACTTGACAGACTTACGGAAACCATCAGATATAAGGAAGACTATGTCTGGCGTGCGAGCGTGGAAACAGCAAAGGTTTATCTGTTCATACGACGAGGGAATCCGTCAGAGGTTATTAAAAAAGGAAGCGGGCTTGTGGAAATAGCGGCCTTGCTTCAGGAATGGGAACTGCTTTCGTTTGACTATAATATGATAGGAAGTGCCTACTTTATGCTTGGTATGTATGAAAAGGCTATGGAATACTATTATAGCGCGATAAATAATGAAAGGGAACATGGATTAAGGAATATATTACCTGCGGCATATGGCAATATCGGAAGGATATTTCTGAATTTAGGAATATATGAAAAGGCCGTCGAGCATCTAAGGCCTGCTCTGATATACTTTGCTGACGCAGACAAAGATTACTTTAGGCTTGGCGAAAAAATAGTGCACATCTTGTCGGATATCATGTCATCAGTAACAATGCTTGAGAACCCTAATGTGGATGAGATTCAGGATATCTTAGAGCAGCTTGAGGCCATAGATGGTGAGAAACTTAGTGCAGAAGTTGCCTATGTGTACTATCTTGGCCTTATGGCTTACTTTTTTTGGATAGAGGACTACATCAGGGCAAAAGAGGAATTCTCCAAAGCTTTGGCAAGAGCTAAAGAGAGGAGAATATATAAAATAGCCGTACTATATTCATTTGTGGAGGGCTGCCATGTACATGGCTTAGATCTTGATTTCTTTGCTGAGGTGCTTTTAGAGATTGAAGAGATGGCAACAGATGAAGAACCAATAAGTGAGCCGATGATTTATGACTATTTAAGGCATTATTATATAAAGCAGGGAGATACCTATAAGGCCGATAAAATACAGCGTAATTATAAAACTTTTCTTGAAAATAAATTTGAATTAAACAGGCAGAAAAAGGCTGAGTCACTTGAGATATTTGAGAGCTTGCTTAAGCTTGGAGAAAGCCTTCGCTTTAATGTTGACAAAAATAAAGAGTTTGAGCTGGTTGCAAAGGAAGCAATACGTAATAAAAACGAGCTTCAGAGAACCTATGACAGATTCAAAATGATTCACGAAATAGGAATCAAGCTTACTTCCTCGACCAATCTAAACGAGGTGGTCAATCTCATCTACAAGAACATGCGTGAAAATATACCTGTAGACGCTTTTATAATCATGTCAGCAGAACCGGAGAATAATCAGTTGCGCTCCTTACTCTGCTACAATATGGGTAAGGAAAATGCTGAGTTCACAGTAAGTCTTGACAGTAAGGAAAGCGCCTTTGTAAGGTGCTGTATGACCAATAGCATAATAACCTCGGAGGATGAAGGGTTTACGCCTCATTTCGATTATGAAACATACAGTATTTATGAGATTGCCAAGGGGACAATGAAATCAGCTCTCTTTATTCCACTTACGATAGGGGATAAAGTTATAGGTGCTTATTCAGTTCAGAGTAGATTTGAAAATGCATACAGGCCTGAAACTATCGACTTTTTAAGGGAGCTAAAGCCTTATCTTGTGATAGCTCTTAACAATGCTGTTCATGCAAAAAAGCTTGAAACTGAGATAGAAAGAAATAAGGAGATTCAGGAAAAGCTAAGAGAAGCTAACAGTAGGCTTAGCAAGATGGCAGGAATAGATGCCCTTACACAGATAAGTAACAGAAGGGAGTTTACTGAGAAGTTCTATCAGCTTCGTATTGAGGCGGATAAGGCAGACAAGCCTGTCAGTGTCTTTATGTTTGACATAGATGACTTTAAGAAATTCAACGATACCTATGGCCATTTTGAGGGAGATGAGGCCCTTAAGAAGGTTGCGGGTGTTATAAACAATAATATTATCAAAAACGACGGAATCGCAGCCCGCTTTGGCGGTGAGGAGTTTATCAGTGCCTGTATGGGGCTATCTGAGGAAGAAAACCTTGCCCTGGGTGAAAAGATAAGGAATGAGGTGCTTGAACTGGGTATCAATAACATAGATACGAGGCTGGGTACATTAAGTATAAGCGTCGGAATAGCCATATCCAATCCGGGGAGAATAGTGGTCAAGTCAGAGATTATGAGCCTTGCAGATGAGATGCTGTATGAGGCCAAGAAGTCCGGAAAGAATAAGGTTGTGATGAAGGTAGTGGAGTAA
- a CDS encoding septum formation initiator family protein — MAGRRRRRTGKLGKVLCAVFACLFLTIISINKFMLEDRLVQAKVKNEAMKAYLESEKDRAEELEGLKAEMKTRKFVEETARDKFGLAYENEIVFEPGK; from the coding sequence ATGGCAGGGAGAAGAAGAAGACGTACCGGCAAGCTCGGGAAAGTGCTTTGCGCGGTGTTTGCTTGTTTGTTCCTAACTATCATCAGCATCAATAAGTTTATGCTGGAGGACAGGTTAGTACAGGCAAAGGTTAAGAATGAGGCTATGAAGGCCTATTTAGAGAGCGAAAAAGACAGGGCAGAGGAGCTTGAAGGTCTTAAGGCTGAGATGAAGACAAGGAAATTTGTTGAGGAAACCGCCAGAGATAAATTTGGTTTAGCCTACGAAAATGAAATAGTATTTGAACCGGGAAAATAA
- the hpt gene encoding hypoxanthine phosphoribosyltransferase has product MEDKITTLLSEQQVSYRIKELAEEINRDYEGKAVHLICILKGSVFFTTELAKHITVPLTMDFMSVSSYGNATESSGRVRIVKDLDEGIEGKDVLLIEDIIDSGNTLSFLQDMLRTKKPNSLKLCTLLDKPERRVVEGITVDYVGFEIPDEFVVGYGLDYAQKYRNLPYIGVVHLD; this is encoded by the coding sequence ATGGAAGATAAGATTACTACATTATTAAGTGAACAGCAGGTTTCATACCGCATAAAGGAGCTTGCAGAAGAGATTAACAGAGACTATGAGGGAAAGGCAGTACATTTAATCTGCATTCTTAAGGGCAGTGTATTTTTCACTACAGAGCTTGCCAAGCACATAACAGTGCCTTTAACTATGGACTTTATGTCTGTATCAAGCTATGGCAATGCTACAGAGAGTAGCGGCAGGGTAAGAATAGTAAAGGACCTTGACGAGGGTATAGAAGGAAAAGATGTACTTCTTATCGAGGACATCATTGACTCTGGCAACACCCTATCCTTCCTTCAGGATATGCTTAGGACAAAGAAGCCTAACTCGCTTAAGCTTTGCACCCTCCTTGACAAGCCTGAACGAAGGGTGGTAGAAGGAATCACCGTGGACTACGTGGGCTTTGAGATTCCTGATGAGTTTGTAGTGGGCTACGGTCTTGATTATGCTCAAAAATATAGAAATCTTCCATACATCGGCGTAGTGCATTTGGACTAA
- the typA gene encoding translational GTPase TypA: MALAKRNDIRNVAIIAHVDHGKTTLVDELLKQSGVFRANQEVAERVMDSNDIERERGITILAKNTAVTYGDVKINIIDTPGHADFGGEVERVLKMVDGVILVVDAFEGAMPQTRFVLTKALALDLPVICCVNKVDRPEARPHEVVDEVLELLLELDASEEQLDCPFIFASAKAGYASLDPDVKGTDMKPLFETILSHVPAPEGDSEAPLQVLISTIDYNEYVGRIGIGKVSNGTIRVNGEVMLVNHHDESKKQRVKVTKLYEFDGLNKVEVESATIGAIVAISGIADIHIGDTLCDVNNPEAIPFQKISEPTLAMNFIVNDSPFAGTEGKFVTSRHLRDRLYRELNTDVSLRVEDTNTTEAFKVSGRGELHLSVLIENMRREGFEFAVSKPEVLYKEDEKGGTLEPVEQAIIDVPDEFSGAVISKLSERKGELRNMTTNASGTTRLEFIIPSRGLIGYRGEFLTDTKGNGVINTIFEGYVPYKGEISYRGQGSLIAYETGVSVTYGLFNAQERGTLFISPGEKVYSGMIIGQNGKAEDVEVNVCKTKHLSNTRSSGSDDALKLSPPRILSLEQAIDFIETDELLEITPKTLRIRKKILDPLARKRAARRN, translated from the coding sequence ATGGCTTTAGCTAAAAGAAATGATATCAGAAACGTTGCAATCATAGCCCATGTAGACCACGGCAAGACTACACTTGTAGATGAGCTCTTAAAACAGAGCGGTGTGTTCAGAGCGAATCAGGAAGTTGCAGAGCGTGTTATGGATTCAAATGACATAGAGCGTGAAAGAGGAATTACCATACTAGCCAAGAATACGGCAGTTACATACGGAGATGTAAAGATAAACATAATTGATACACCGGGACATGCAGATTTTGGTGGTGAGGTGGAGCGAGTTCTTAAGATGGTAGACGGGGTTATCCTTGTGGTAGATGCCTTTGAAGGTGCCATGCCACAGACCAGATTTGTGCTTACCAAGGCACTTGCACTTGACCTCCCTGTTATCTGCTGTGTAAACAAGGTAGACAGGCCTGAGGCCCGCCCTCACGAGGTTGTGGATGAGGTGCTTGAGCTTCTCCTTGAACTTGATGCCAGTGAAGAACAGCTTGACTGTCCATTTATCTTTGCATCTGCCAAGGCAGGCTATGCTTCCCTTGATCCGGATGTGAAGGGTACGGATATGAAGCCGCTCTTTGAGACAATCCTGTCACACGTGCCTGCACCGGAGGGAGACAGCGAGGCTCCTCTTCAGGTTCTTATAAGTACAATAGATTATAACGAATATGTAGGCCGTATCGGTATCGGTAAGGTAAGTAACGGTACCATCAGGGTAAATGGCGAGGTTATGCTTGTTAACCACCACGATGAGTCAAAGAAGCAGAGGGTTAAGGTAACAAAGCTCTATGAATTTGACGGGCTTAACAAGGTAGAAGTTGAATCTGCTACCATAGGAGCTATTGTTGCAATCTCAGGAATTGCCGATATACATATTGGAGATACTCTTTGCGATGTAAACAATCCGGAGGCCATTCCTTTCCAGAAGATATCAGAGCCTACCCTTGCTATGAATTTTATAGTAAATGACAGTCCTTTTGCAGGAACTGAGGGTAAGTTTGTCACCTCAAGGCACCTTAGGGACAGGCTCTACAGAGAGCTTAATACAGACGTGAGCCTTAGGGTAGAGGATACTAATACCACAGAGGCGTTTAAGGTATCAGGAAGAGGCGAGCTTCACCTTTCCGTACTTATTGAAAACATGCGCCGTGAGGGCTTTGAGTTTGCGGTAAGTAAGCCTGAGGTACTATACAAAGAGGATGAAAAGGGTGGAACTCTTGAACCTGTTGAACAGGCAATTATAGATGTACCAGATGAATTCTCGGGAGCAGTTATATCTAAGCTTTCAGAGCGTAAGGGCGAGCTTAGAAATATGACCACCAACGCAAGCGGAACCACAAGGCTTGAGTTCATCATCCCATCCAGAGGACTTATAGGATACAGAGGTGAATTCCTCACAGATACCAAGGGAAACGGTGTCATCAATACTATATTTGAAGGCTATGTGCCTTATAAGGGAGAGATTAGCTACCGTGGACAGGGCTCACTTATTGCTTATGAGACAGGTGTGAGCGTGACCTATGGACTCTTCAATGCGCAGGAAAGAGGAACCCTCTTTATCTCACCTGGTGAGAAGGTCTACAGCGGTATGATAATAGGACAGAATGGAAAGGCTGAGGATGTAGAGGTGAATGTATGTAAGACCAAGCACCTTTCCAATACCCGTTCATCAGGCTCTGATGACGCACTAAAGCTTTCTCCTCCAAGGATACTTAGTCTTGAGCAGGCTATTGACTTCATAGAGACAGATGAGTTGCTTGAGATTACTCCTAAGACACTCAGAATAAGAAAGAAGATCCTTGATCCTCTTGCAAGAAAGAGGGCAGCAAGAAGAAATTAA